The following is a genomic window from Hallerella porci.
CCGCGTGGAATTGCATTTTGCAGGCGGAGAATTTTCGGGCATTCCCATTCCCGCTGAAGCGCTCACCCTTGACGCCAACGGCGCATACGTCTTTTTGATGCAAGCGGGAAAAGCGAAAAAAGTTTATGTGAAAACGGGACTTAGAACTCCGATTACGGTCGATGTCATGCAAGGAATTGCCGAAGGCGATACTGTCGTCGTTTCGGGCTTGATGAGCGTCCGCGAAGGTTCTTCTCTTGAAATTAAAGATATTGCAAACAGCATGAATTACGGGGTGCACGAATGAGTTTTGCAACTCTTTCCATTCGGCGTCCCGTTCTCATGACAGTGCTCGCGTTGGGCATTGTTTTAATCGGGGCATTTGGCGCGATGAATTTAGGCGTTCGCGAATATCCGAATGTCGATTCGCCGATTATCACTGTGCGCACATCTTATACGGGCGCAAACGCAGCGGTTGTCGAATCCGAAGTCACAGAAATTATCGAAGCTTCGGTGAACAGTGCTGCGGGCATTAAATCGTTAACTTCGACAAGTTCGGATGGACGTTCTGTCATCCGCGCGGAATTTGAAGTGGGCACCGATTTGGAAGCCGCAGCAAACGATATCCGCGACCGCGTTTCACGCGTACAAAGAAAACTTCCCGATGAAGCGGATGCGCCGGTAGTTTATAAATCCGATTCGGATTCGGATCCGATTTTAATTGCGAGTTTACTTTCGGATACCCGCGATGCGATGGAACTTTCGGAGCTCGCTTCGAATGTGGTGAAAGAAAGACTTCAAACCATTCCGGGCGTTTCCGAAGTGAATTTGTGGGGAGAAAAAACGCCGGTGGTGCGTCTTTGGCTAGATCCGCTGCGGATGAAAGCGCTTGGCGTTTCGCCTTCGGACATTTCAAAAGCACTTTCCAAAGAAAACGAAGAATTGCCCGCCGGAAAAATTGAAGGGCAAACGATGGATCTTTCCATCCGGACTTTGGGCCGCTTAGAAAAGCCTGCAGACTTTCATGCGATTCCGGTGAAAACGGCAGCGGACGGAACGATTATTCGCCTTTCCGATGTAGCGACAATTCATTATGAACCGAAAGATACGCGCACCGGTTTTAAACGCAATGGAAAAAATGTGATTGCTGTTGCGCTCATCGCTCAGCCGGGTTCGAATCACGTCGCCATCGCAGACGAATTTTATAAACGCGTCGATGCGCTTCGTCGCGATTTGCCTTCGGATGTAAAAATCATCAACGGCATGGATTCTTCGGTGAGCATTCGCTCTTCTATTCGCGAAGTCATCGAAACGATTTTCGTTTCTTTCTTGCTCGTTATTGCGGTGATTTTCATTTTCCTCCGCGAAGTTCGTACCACATTTATTCCGATGATTGTAATTCCTGTTTCGATTATCGGAAGTTTCTTCGTGCTTTATATTTTCGGATTTTCCATCAACGTTCTCACTCTCCTGGCGATGGTTTTAGCAATCGGTTTAGTCGTCGATGATGCGATTGTTATCGTGGAAAATATTTACCAAAAAATTGAGAAGAAAATGTCGCCGAAAGAGGCTGCGGTCGCGGGCATTCACGAAATTTTCTTTGCGGTCATCGCGACTTCGGTAGTGTTAATGGCGGTTTTTGTTCCGATGCTTGCGCTCGGCGGAACGACTGGACTTCTCTTCCGCGAATTTGTCGCAGTGATGATTGGAACGGTTGTGATTTCGACTTTCTGCGCTTTAACGCTTACGCCGATGCTTTGCTCTAAAATTTTACGGGCACAGAAAAAAGGAATTTTATACGAAAAAACAGAACCGATTTTTGAATGGTTGAATTCCGTTTACAACACTCTTCTCAACGGATTTTTGCGGGTGCGCGGACTTATCTTCGTCATCATCGCCGCATTGCTTTTTATCGCATATTTTTGTTTGACAAATCTTTCGAGTGAAATGGCTCCGCAAGAAGACAGCAATATGTTTATGGTGAACATTTCTGCGCCCGAAGGAACAGGACTTGGGCAAACGAAAAAAATGACGGAAGCGTTCGTCGAAGAAATGACCGCGTTAATGGATTCTTCGGAATACGAAGAAATTCAAGCGGGCGCACGATCGGGCGGAAGTTCAATGATTCGCGTCACTCTCATTAGCGATAAAACGAAACGGCGTTCGCAAAGTGAAATTGCGCGGGCTGTGCAAATTTTGGGCGCAAGTTATCCGGATTTACGTGTTATGGTTTTTGAACCGCAAGCGATTAGCACAAGTCGCGGCGGGCTTCCTGTGCAATTCGTTTTGCAAGCGGGCGAAATTGAAACTCTCCGCGAATTGCTTCCGAAGTTTACCGCCGAAGCCGAAAAGAGCGATGTCTTCAGCGTGGTTAACGCGGACTTAAAATTTACGAAGCCAGAACTTCACGTTCAAATTAACCGCGATAAAGCGCACGATCAAGGCGTTTCCATCGACGATATTGCAAGCACTGTTGCGTTAACTCTCGGCGATCAAACTTATGGAGAATTTTATAAAGACGGTCGTCAGTATGATGTCATCGGAGCCGTGCCTTATGAATATCGCGCATCGCCTTCGAATTTAGATGAACTCAGCGTGCGCAATGCTTCGGGCGAAATGCTTTCGGTTTCCAATTTCATCACCTATTCCGAACAGTCCGCGTCGCCGTCACTTCCGCGTTACAATCGCTTTAGCGCTGCAACAATTTCTGCGGGACTTATGCCGGGAAAAACGGTCGGCGATGGCGTTAACGAAATGCGTCGCATCGCACGCAAAGTCATCCCGGATTCGTTAAATATTCAAACAGAACTTTCGGGAACTTCCAAAGAATACGAAGACAGTTCTTCGGGATTGTATATGGTTTTCTTGCTCGCACTCGCTTGCATTTTCCTCGTTCTCGCGGGACAATTTGAAAGTTATCGTTCTCCGTTTGTCACCTTTTTCACGGTGCCGCTCGCATTAGCCGGCGCAATTATTTCTCTCTATTTCTTTGGGCAAACGTTGAATATTTTTAGTGAAATCGCTTTGATTTTACTTCTTGGACTTGTGACGAAAAATGGCATTTTAATCGTCGAATTTGCAAACCAAATTATGGAACGCACCGGCTGCTCGCGCTTAGCGGCGGCAAAAAAATCAGCGCGTCTTCGCTTCCGTCCAATTCTCATGACGAGTCTTTCGACCGTTCTCGGCGCAGTACCTTTGATTTTAACGGGAACACCGAGTCGCATCGCGATGGGAATTACCATTGTCTGCGGACTTTCTTTCGCCACATTTCTCACCCTTTTCGTCGTGCCCGCTGCGTATTCGTTCTTTGCGGGAAAACCGAAAAAAGAATTAGAAAAGAAAGAATTCAAATCGGGAATGCTTTTGCCCGCGATGAAAATTCTTCCGCTCATTTTTGTGATGATGCATTTTGTGTCACCGAATGCCGCTGCAGAACTTTCGCCCGAAGAAGCGGTGCGGACTGCGCTTGAAAAAAATCGGACAGCGCTCATCTACGAAGAAAATGTGAAAAGCGCAAACGCCGGACTTAAAAATTCTCGCAAAGGTTTGCTTCCGACCGTCGATCTTTCTCTTTCGCGCTATTACAATTACGGCGACACTTATTCGAAAAATCAAGCCGGCGTGAAAACGGATATCGATAACGATTTAAGTCATAGCGACGCGTTTCAAATTGCGGTCAATTATACGGTCTTCGATGGCTTCGCGGATATTTCGAAATACAATTTGGGAAAAGCGCAAGTCGAAGTGGCGAAAGCGGAATTGCAGCGGGAACGCGAAAATTTAATTGCGAATGTTTTAATCGCTTATTTTACCGCGGTGAACGCGCACTCTTCTCTCGTCCTTTCCGATTCCAATTTATCGGTTTCGCGCGCCCGAAAAAAATTGGCGCAGGATAAATTCGAAGCGGGAGCGATGACTCGTTTAGATGTTCTTTCGGCGCAAATGGATTTTGCAAGTGATAGCGCGGCGAATCTTTCGAAGGCGTCGACTCTTGCGTCGGCAATTCGTAACTTAGACGAACTTCTCGGCGGTGGCGTAATCGCAAGCGCAGACGATCTTCCCGATTCCATTTCGGTAGAGCGCAATCCCGATTGGAAAACTCCCGAAGGACTTGCTCGGGCAAAAGAACGCGCCGTTTCACAAAATGCCGAATTGCTCTCGGCGATTGCGTCTAAAAAATATGCGGAGACAAATCGCAGCGGTGCGTCATCTTCTCTTTATCCCAAACTCAATTTGCACGGATCGTGGAATGCGACAGCGAGCGAAGCAGATAAAGGAAATCCCGCCGAAGCGAACAGTCAATATTTCCGCGTAGGTGCTGCGCTTTCGTGGAATCTCTTCAACGGTTTTGCAGATAATGCGACGATGGAATCGGCAAAAATTGAAGAACGTTCTGCGGAACTCAAAGTGGAAAATGTGCGTTTGAATATCGAAACGAATGTGGCAAACGCAGTCGAAACTCATCTCCGCGCATTAGAAGCGTTAGAAGTTGCCGAAGGCAATGATAAACTCGCTTCCGAAATGCTCGCTTTGGGCGAAGAACGTTTTAAAGTCGGAAGAATTTCTGCCTTCGAATTTCGCGAAACGCAAAGTCAATGGCGCTCGGTCCGCGAAGCGCT
Proteins encoded in this region:
- a CDS encoding efflux RND transporter permease subunit, with translation MSFATLSIRRPVLMTVLALGIVLIGAFGAMNLGVREYPNVDSPIITVRTSYTGANAAVVESEVTEIIEASVNSAAGIKSLTSTSSDGRSVIRAEFEVGTDLEAAANDIRDRVSRVQRKLPDEADAPVVYKSDSDSDPILIASLLSDTRDAMELSELASNVVKERLQTIPGVSEVNLWGEKTPVVRLWLDPLRMKALGVSPSDISKALSKENEELPAGKIEGQTMDLSIRTLGRLEKPADFHAIPVKTAADGTIIRLSDVATIHYEPKDTRTGFKRNGKNVIAVALIAQPGSNHVAIADEFYKRVDALRRDLPSDVKIINGMDSSVSIRSSIREVIETIFVSFLLVIAVIFIFLREVRTTFIPMIVIPVSIIGSFFVLYIFGFSINVLTLLAMVLAIGLVVDDAIVIVENIYQKIEKKMSPKEAAVAGIHEIFFAVIATSVVLMAVFVPMLALGGTTGLLFREFVAVMIGTVVISTFCALTLTPMLCSKILRAQKKGILYEKTEPIFEWLNSVYNTLLNGFLRVRGLIFVIIAALLFIAYFCLTNLSSEMAPQEDSNMFMVNISAPEGTGLGQTKKMTEAFVEEMTALMDSSEYEEIQAGARSGGSSMIRVTLISDKTKRRSQSEIARAVQILGASYPDLRVMVFEPQAISTSRGGLPVQFVLQAGEIETLRELLPKFTAEAEKSDVFSVVNADLKFTKPELHVQINRDKAHDQGVSIDDIASTVALTLGDQTYGEFYKDGRQYDVIGAVPYEYRASPSNLDELSVRNASGEMLSVSNFITYSEQSASPSLPRYNRFSAATISAGLMPGKTVGDGVNEMRRIARKVIPDSLNIQTELSGTSKEYEDSSSGLYMVFLLALACIFLVLAGQFESYRSPFVTFFTVPLALAGAIISLYFFGQTLNIFSEIALILLLGLVTKNGILIVEFANQIMERTGCSRLAAAKKSARLRFRPILMTSLSTVLGAVPLILTGTPSRIAMGITIVCGLSFATFLTLFVVPAAYSFFAGKPKKELEKKEFKSGMLLPAMKILPLIFVMMHFVSPNAAAELSPEEAVRTALEKNRTALIYEENVKSANAGLKNSRKGLLPTVDLSLSRYYNYGDTYSKNQAGVKTDIDNDLSHSDAFQIAVNYTVFDGFADISKYNLGKAQVEVAKAELQRERENLIANVLIAYFTAVNAHSSLVLSDSNLSVSRARKKLAQDKFEAGAMTRLDVLSAQMDFASDSAANLSKASTLASAIRNLDELLGGGVIASADDLPDSISVERNPDWKTPEGLARAKERAVSQNAELLSAIASKKYAETNRSGASSSLYPKLNLHGSWNATASEADKGNPAEANSQYFRVGAALSWNLFNGFADNATMESAKIEERSAELKVENVRLNIETNVANAVETHLRALEALEVAEGNDKLASEMLALGEERFKVGRISAFEFRETQSQWRSVREALLAARFAACKAEIQVKQLIGSR